The Anopheles merus strain MAF chromosome 2L, AmerM5.1, whole genome shotgun sequence genome has a segment encoding these proteins:
- the LOC121593893 gene encoding farnesol dehydrogenase-like: MERWRGKVAIVTGASSGIGAVTVKALANAGMITFGLARRVERVDELKKELPAEAADRLHSVRCDVTKEEDILAAFQLVEEKCGGVDVLINNAGQLKRAVSVLDAGNTQVIRDVIDTNVVGLALCSREAFQSMKRRSVDGHIVHINSILGHTVATTGKLNVYPASKFAVTALTETMRHELRLAGTKIKVTSISPGLVRTEMPPSTVFAEEPCLEPEDIADAVLYVLGTPPRVQIHELTIKPVGEK; encoded by the exons ATGGAACGCTGGCGTGGAAAGGTGGCCATTGTGACCGGTGCTAGCTCCGGCATTGGTGCAGTGACGGTGAAAGCCCTCGCCAACGCCGGTATGATCACGTTCGGCCTGGCTCGCCGTGTCGAACGGGTCGACGAGCTGAAGAAGGAGCTTCCCGCCGAGGCAGCGGACCGGCTGCACAGTGTCCGGTGTGACGTTACGAAGGAGGAGGACATTTTGGCCGCCTTCCAGCTGGTGGAGGAAAAGTGTGGCGGTGTCGATGTGCTGATCAACAATGCCGGTCAGTTGAAGCGTGCGGTCAGTGTGCTGGATGCGGGCAATACGCAGGTTATACGGGATGTGATCGATACGAACGTGGTCGGGTTGGCGCTGTGCAGCCGGGAGGCGTTCCAATCGATGAAGCGTCGCTCGGTCGATGGGCATATCGTGCACATTAACAGCATCCTTGGCCATACGGTTGCGACGACGGGCAAGCTTAACGTCTATCCGGCATCAAAGTTCGCGGTGACTGCACTGACCGAAACGATGCGCCACGAGCTGAGACTGGCGGGAACGAAAATCAAAGTCACG AGCATCAGCCCGGGACTGGTCAGAACGGAGATGCCGCCCAGTACGGTCTTTGCCGAGGAGCCCTGCCTCGAGCCGGAGGACATTGCGGATGCCGTACTGTACGTGCTCGGGACACCGCCGCGGGTACAGATCCACGAGCTGACGATCAAACCGGTTGGTGAAAAGTAG
- the LOC121593890 gene encoding farnesol dehydrogenase-like, with amino-acid sequence MDRWTGRVAVVTGASSGIGAAVVKALANAGMIVIGLARRVERVEELRQQLSEQAAQRLHAIRCDVTREEDIVAAFDQIEQHYGGVDVLINNAGIARGGINLFTPGNADPLRQVLDTNVMGVVLCSREAFQSMKRRSVDGHIVQVNSVVGHTVPAFASFNIYPASKFAVTALTESMRHELRIEGTRIKVTSISPGLVRTEAVPSELKTGQTPILEPEDIADAVLYVLGTPPGVQVHELTIRPVGEMM; translated from the exons ATGGATCGTTGGACTGGCCGGGTGGCCGTCGTTACCGGTGCCAGCTCCGGTATTGGTGCGGCCGTAGTGAAAGCGCTCGCCAACGCGGGCATGATCGTGATCGGTCTGGCACGGCGTGTCGAACGGGTGGAGGAACTGCGCCAACAGCTCTCCGAACAGGCCGCCCAACGGCTGCACGCGATCCGGTGTGATGTAACGCGGGAAGAAGATATAGTGGCCGCTTTTGACCAAATCGAGCAGCATTACGGTGGTGTTGATGTGCTGATCAACAATGCTGGCATTGCGCGAGGTGGAATCAATCTGTTCACACCGGGCAATGCCGATCCGCTGCGCCAGGTACTCGATACGAACGTAATGGGTGTGGTGCTGTGCAGCCGGGAAGCGTTCCAATCGATGAAGCGCCGCTCGGTCGATGGACACATCGTGCAGGTGAACAGTGTGGTAGGGCATACGGTGCCCGCGTTCGCTAGCTTCAACATCTATCCGGCATCCAAGTTTGCGGTGACGGCGCTGACGGAATCGATGCGCCATGAGTTGCGGATAGAGGGAACGCGCATCAAAGTGACG AGCATTAGTCCGGGATTGGTCAGGACGGAGGCGGTCCCTAGTGAGCTGAAAACGGGCCAGACGCCAATACTGGAACCGGAGGATATTGCGGATGCCGTGCTGTACGTGCTGGGCACCCCGCCGGGGGTACAGGTCCATGAGCTTACCATTAGACCCGTTGGTGAAATGATGTGA